Proteins encoded by one window of Puntigrus tetrazona isolate hp1 chromosome 17, ASM1883169v1, whole genome shotgun sequence:
- the mgmt gene encoding methylated-DNA--protein-cysteine methyltransferase — MLRHVPKKLKKSLASIIPCHHFVMSDSASCVLRDVTLCSPVGDILLSGCEKGVHTINIKLGTNKEESVRPVGKSEMSPELQCCVDWLQCYFMRPESLSALPLPALHHPLMQSDSFKAHVLRTLFKEVGLGRTVSYKQLAEMIGNPKAVRAVGSAMKNNPVPLIVPCHRVLRSTGDSGSYMGGKGDDIKVWLLTHEKKALDITASKSEKSI, encoded by the exons ATGCTCAGGCATGTTCCgaagaaattaaaaaagtcCCTGGCGTCCATTATTCCTTGCCACCAT TTTGTGATGTCTGACAGCGCTTCTTGTGTTCTGCGGGATGTGACTCTCTGCTCGCCAGTAGGAGACATCCTGCTGAGCGGCTGCGAGAAGGGAGTTCATACCATTAATATCAAACTGGGAACAAACAAAGAGGAAAG TGTGCGCCCTGTTGGAAAGTCAGAAATGAGCCCTGAGTTGCAGTGCTGTGTCGACTGGCTTCAGTGCTACTTCATGAGACCCGAATCCCTCAGCGCTCTTCCTTTGCCTGCCTTGCACCATCCGCTAATGCAGAGCG aCTCTTTTAAAGCACATGTGCTGAGGACTCTGTTTAAGGAAGTGGGACTTGGTAGAACAGTCTCTTACAAGCAGCTTGCCGAAATGATTGGCAATCCAAAAGCTGTGAGAGCAGTGGGTTCAGCCATGAAGAATAACCCG GTTCCCTTGATAGTGCCGTGTCACCGGGTGCTGCGTAGTACAGGGGACAGTGGCTCATATATGGGAGGAAAGGGAGATGATATTAAAGTTTGGTTGCTTACTCATGAGAAAAAAGCATTGGATATCACTGCATCAAAGAGTGAAAAATCCATCTGA
- the si:ch211-248a14.8 gene encoding uncharacterized protein si:ch211-248a14.8 translates to MDPWQNLVSRCSAWWQMHTPHALRACVYEVCKPLVPLLLCIAALAAVIVYALADNLHSFVSRIFIPQYHYPYAVPLAFIQVFLNLLALLALHSVGLIHLKPFSLRLGERLFVPAVCGSVQCILATWAEACSHSGLYPLIARFLPMVSLSLGHLFALSMPGSIHVSSLLTVLTVASVTVTACRGLHVIEPLEYVYSPLNLVLHSLSLAWLAKVSQTERGHASTFDLYYTLTVTRALLLGFLCVLHPDGPKALMHGNWHSLLFLGYMLGMLLLGAVQLLFVDVTALYFSALPAAVLHATRGLVLPLFSLL, encoded by the exons ATGGACCCCTGGCAAAATCTGGTGTCCAGATG TTCGGCGTGGTGGCAGATGCATACGCCGCATGCTCTGAGAGCTTGTGTGTATGAAGTGTGTAAACCTCTGGTGCCGCTTCTGCTGTGCATCGCGGCCCTGGCGGCTGTGATTGTGTATGCACTGGCAGATAATCTACACAGTTTTGTAAGCAGGATCTTCATTCCCCAGTATCACTACCCTTATGCGGTGCCACTTGCATTCATACAG GTATTTTTAAATCTCCTGGCACTGCTAGCTTTGCACAGCGTGGGTCTGATCCACCTAAAGCCTTTTTCATTGAGGTTGGGCGAGCGTTTGTTTGTGCCTGCGGTCTGCGGGAGCGTCCAGTGCATTTTGGCCACATGGGCTGAAGCCTGTTCCCACTCTGGCCTGTACCCGCTAATCGCCCGCTTCCTCCCAATGGTCAGTCTGAGCTTGGGTCACCTGTTTGCACTGAGTATGCCAGGCTCCATCCATGTCTCCTCTCTTTTGACTGTGCTCACCGTCGCTTCAGTCACCGTCACAG catgcaGAGGACTTCATGTGATAGAGCCGCTGGAGTATGTCTACTCTCCCCTTAACCTTGTCCTACACAGCCTCTCTCTTGCCTGGCTAGCCAAAGTTTCCCAAACGGAACGAGGCCATGCCTCAACCTTTGACCTTTACTACACTCTGACAGTGACACGTGCCCTCTTGTTAGGGTTCCTGTGCGTTTTACACCCCGATGGTCCAAAGGCACTGATGCATGGCAACTGGCACAGTCTGCTGTTTCTTGGATACATGCTCGGGATGTTACTGCTGGGTGCTGTCCAGCTTCTCTTCGTGGATGTAACGGCACTGTATTTTTCTGCTCTCCCAGCAGCCGTGCTGCACGCGACCAGAGGGCTGGTTCTGCCCCTGTTCAGTCTGCTATAG
- the LOC122361948 gene encoding probable rhodanese domain-containing dual specificity protein phosphatase, with product MGIVVSRADKCRLVRSTGSRGSLQVQNSAPCREMNGTVKLSQINVIESSQNNTEELLIPALPEKANIERGYVTPQQVYNLLNAEAGQPSLHDPYYILILDCRSAERYKQSHLVTARASVTVMHPELGCLISCVQLQEFSIILLYAEEGQSPVGSQEARADSPTLQHCFFQLSALGMDPVILQGGYSAFHSLYPFLCTPRMVLLESERRSLTIYPSEILEGALYQGSASQAHDYRIIKNLHITHVVNATAEISDAFPSVLRYLRLRLSDDAQQDLRRALPEASQFIAEALRGAPGSPGGRVLVHCSLGRSRSSVLTLGFLMEHRRWSLLHAFRWLKERRACAAPNAGFLRQLSDYEELLFGQRLTSLDDIRL from the exons ATGGGCATTGTGGTGTCCAG AGCTGATAAATGTCGTCTGGTTCGCTCCACTGGCTCAAGGGGCTCTCTGCAGGTTCAGAACAGCGCTCCCTGTAGGGAGATGAACGGAACAGTCAAACTCTCTCAAATTAACGTCATTGAATCTTCTCAGAACAACACCGAAG aGCTTCTGATTCCTGCACTTCCCGAAAAGGCAAATATAGAAAGAGGTTATGTCACCCCACAGCAGGTATACAACCTCCTGAATGCCGAAGCGGGCCAGCCTTCGCTGCACGACCCCTATTATATACTGATACTGGACTGCCGCTCTGCAGAGAG ATATAAGCAGAGTCACCTGGTCACAGCCCGTGCCAGTGTGACAGTGATGCATCCAGAACTGGGCTGTCTGATAAGCTGTGTTCAGCTGCAGGAATTTTCTATAATCCTGCTATATGCTGAAGAAGGCCAAAGTCCag TTGGCAGTCAGGAGGCACGCGCTGACTCTCCTACTCTCCAGCACTGTTTCTTCCAGCTGAGCGCTTTGGGAATGGACCCTGTAATCCTCCAGGGGGGCTATTCTGCTTTTCACTCTCTCTATCCCTTTCTGTGCACCCCTCGCATGGTACTGCTGGAGTCAGAGCGTCGCTCCCTCACCATCTATCCCTCTGAAATCCTGGAGGGGGCGCTGTACCAGGGCTCCGCCTCCCAGGCGCACGACTACCGTATCATCAAAAACCTCCACATCACACATGTGGTCAATGCCACAGCTGAAATTTCAGATGCCTTCCCGAGTGTTTTACGTTATCTTCGGCTCCGGCTTAGTGACGACGCGCAGCAGGATCTTCGGCGGGCCCTTCCAGAAGCTTCTCAGTTCATTGCTGAGGCTTTACGGGGGGCACCGGGGTCACCGGGCGGCCGGGTGTTGGTGCACTGCAGCCTTGGAAGGAGTCGTAGCTCGGTGCTGACGTTGGGATTCCTGATGGAGCATCGTCGTTGGTCTTTGCTACATGCTTTTCGGTGGCTGAAGGAAAGACGAGCTTGCGCTGCCCCGAACGCCGGGTTTCTTCGGCAGCTCTCTGACTACGAGGAACTGCTGTTCGGTCAACGGCTCACCTCATTGGATGACATCCGTCTCTGA
- the gnrh3 gene encoding gonadotropin-releasing hormone 3 isoform X1, whose translation MKCLCLSFSMEWNGRLLVQLLMLMCVLEVNLCQHWSYGWLPGGKRSLGEVEATFRMMDAGDAVLSIPADSPIERLSPIHIVNEVDAEGLPLKEQRFPNRRGRV comes from the exons ATGAAATGTTTATGCTTGAGTTTTAGCATGGAGTGGAACGGAAGGTTGCTGGTCCAGTTGTTAATGCTGATGTGCGTGTTGGAGGTCAATCTTTGCCAGCACTGGTCATATGGTTGGCTTCCTGGTGGAAAGAGAAGCCTTGGTGAAGTGGAGGCAACATTTAGG ATGATGGATGCTGGCGATGCAGTACTGTCCATTCCTGCAGATTCTCCAATAGAGCGGCTTTCACCGATACACATA GTGAATGAGGTGGACGCTGAAGGTTTGCCTCTGAAAGAACAGAGATTTCCCAACAGACGAGGAAGAGTGTAA
- the p4ha1b gene encoding prolyl 4-hydroxylase subunit alpha-1b isoform X2: MALYWFLLSFLFHSLYAHNDFFTSIGQMTDLLYTEKDLVTSLKEYIRQEENRLEQVKEWAEKLDSLTNTATQDPEGFLGHPVNAFKLMKRLNSEWGDLESLVLKDTTNGFISNLTTQRQFFPTDEDQTGAAKALLRLQDTYQLSANTISNGDLPGVVHKSRMTVADCFELGKIAYSEADYYHTELWMAQALTQLDEGEESTIEKVTVMDYLSYAIYQQGELERALELTKRMLKLDPNHQRANGNLKYFEFQLEKQRRPEAEKKEEEDKKREKKVLDKRDAQRKRSKDPLPERKKYEMLCRGEGVKLTPRRQSRLFCRYHDNNRNPRLLLAPVKQEDEWDRPHIVRYHDIISDNEIKTVKEMAKPRLKRATVHDPNTGKLTTAHYRVSKSAWLSAYEHPTIEIINQRVEDVTGLEMDTAEELQVANYGVGGQYEPHFDFGRKDEPDAFKELGTGNRIATWLFYMSDVAAGGATVFPDVGAAVWPKKGTAVFWYNLFASGEGDYSTRHAACPVLVGNKWVSNKWIHERGQEFRRPCAVSEME; encoded by the exons ATGGCTTTGTATTGGTTCCTGTTGAGTTTCCTCTTCCATTCTCTGTACGCCCACAATGACTTCTTCACTTCTATAG GTCAGATGACAGACCTACTATATACAGAGAAGGACCTGGTGACATCGCTGAAAGAATACATCAGACAGGAGGAGAACAGACTAGAACAGGTCAAAGA ATGGGCAGAAAAACTGGACTCACTGACAAACACAGCCACACAGGACCCCGAGGGATTCCTGGGGCACCCGGTCAATGCCTTCAAGCTGATGAAAAGACTCAACAGTGAGTGGGGTGATCTGGAGAGCCTGGTGCTGAAAGACACCACCAACG GTTTTATCTCCAATCTTACTACGCAGAGACAATTTTTCCCAACAGACGAGGACCAGACAGGAGCAGCTAAAGCTTTGCTTAGATTACAGGACACATACCAGCTGTCTGCCAACACCATCTCTAATGGAGACTTGCCTG GTGTTGTGCACAAGAGCCGGATGACAGTGGCGGACTGCTTTGAGCTGGGGAAGATTGCTTACTCTGAGGCAGATTACTATCACACAGAGCTCTGGATGGCTCAGGCCCTCACACAGCTGGATGAAGGCGAGGAATCCACCATAGAAAAGGTCACAGTCATGGACTACCTGAGTTATgccatctaccagcagggggaACTAGAGCGAGCCCTGGAGCTTACCAAGAGGATGTTGAAACTGG ACCCGAATCACCAGAGGGCCAATGGGAACCTAAAGTACTTTGAGTTCCAGCTGGAGAAGCAGAGAAGGCCAGAGGCCgagaagaaagaagaggaagataaaaaaagagaaaaaaaagtgctggaCAAACGTGACGCTCAGAGGAAACGCTCCAAAGACCCTCTGCCAGAGAGGAAGAAATATGAAATGCTGTGTCGAGGAGAGGGAGTGAAACTG acaccCCGCAGACAGAGCCGACTGTTTTGCCGTTACCATGACAACAACCGTAACCCACGGTTGCTTTTGGCTCCGGTGAAGCAGGAAGATGAATGGGACCGCCCACATATCGTCCGTTATCATGACATCATCTCTGACAATGAGATCAAAACCGTGAAAGAGATGGCAAAACCCAGA CTAAAGCGAGCCACTGTGCACGATCCCAATACGGGAAAACTGACCACTGCCCATTACAGAGTCTCCAAGAG TGCTTGGCTGTCTGCGTATGAGCATCCTACGATTGAAATAATTAACCAGCGTGTCGAAGATGTGACAGGCCTGGAAATGGACACAGCAGAAGAGCTGCAG gTTGCAAATTATGGAGTTGGTGGTCAGTACGAACCTCATTTTGACTTTGGAAGA AAAGATGAACCGGATGCCTTTAAAGAACTGGGCACAGGAAACCGAATTGCCACTTGGCTCTTTTAT ATGAGTGATGTGGCTGCAGGAGGTGCTACAGTCTTCCCAGATGTTGGAGCAGCAGTGTGGCCTAAAAAG GGTACAGCAGTATTCTGGTATAACCTTTTTGCCAGCGGAGAAGGAGACTACAGCACAAGACATGCTGCCTGTCCAGTATTAGTAGGCAAcaaatggg TATCGAACAAATGGATACATGAACGAGGTCAAGAATTCAGACGGCCCTGTGCAGTGTCCGAGATGGAATGA
- the p4ha1b gene encoding prolyl 4-hydroxylase subunit alpha-1b isoform X1, with the protein MALYWFLLSFLFHSLYAHNDFFTSIGQMTDLLYTEKDLVTSLKEYIRQEENRLEQVKEWAEKLDSLTNTATQDPEGFLGHPVNAFKLMKRLNSEWGDLESLVLKDTTNGFISNLTTQRQFFPTDEDQTGAAKALLRLQDTYQLSANTISNGDLPGVVHKSRMTVADCFELGKIAYSEADYYHTELWMAQALTQLDEGEESTIEKVTVMDYLSYAIYQQGELERALELTKRMLKLDPNHQRANGNLKYFEFQLEKQRRPEAEKKEEEDKKREKKVLDKRDAQRKRSKDPLPERKKYEMLCRGEGVKLTPRRQSRLFCRYHDNNRNPRLLLAPVKQEDEWDRPHIVRYHDIISDNEIKTVKEMAKPRLRRATISNPITGVLETAPYRISKSAWLSAYEHPTIEIINQRVEDVTGLEMDTAEELQVANYGVGGQYEPHFDFGRKDEPDAFKELGTGNRIATWLFYMSDVAAGGATVFPDVGAAVWPKKGTAVFWYNLFASGEGDYSTRHAACPVLVGNKWVSNKWIHERGQEFRRPCAVSEME; encoded by the exons ATGGCTTTGTATTGGTTCCTGTTGAGTTTCCTCTTCCATTCTCTGTACGCCCACAATGACTTCTTCACTTCTATAG GTCAGATGACAGACCTACTATATACAGAGAAGGACCTGGTGACATCGCTGAAAGAATACATCAGACAGGAGGAGAACAGACTAGAACAGGTCAAAGA ATGGGCAGAAAAACTGGACTCACTGACAAACACAGCCACACAGGACCCCGAGGGATTCCTGGGGCACCCGGTCAATGCCTTCAAGCTGATGAAAAGACTCAACAGTGAGTGGGGTGATCTGGAGAGCCTGGTGCTGAAAGACACCACCAACG GTTTTATCTCCAATCTTACTACGCAGAGACAATTTTTCCCAACAGACGAGGACCAGACAGGAGCAGCTAAAGCTTTGCTTAGATTACAGGACACATACCAGCTGTCTGCCAACACCATCTCTAATGGAGACTTGCCTG GTGTTGTGCACAAGAGCCGGATGACAGTGGCGGACTGCTTTGAGCTGGGGAAGATTGCTTACTCTGAGGCAGATTACTATCACACAGAGCTCTGGATGGCTCAGGCCCTCACACAGCTGGATGAAGGCGAGGAATCCACCATAGAAAAGGTCACAGTCATGGACTACCTGAGTTATgccatctaccagcagggggaACTAGAGCGAGCCCTGGAGCTTACCAAGAGGATGTTGAAACTGG ACCCGAATCACCAGAGGGCCAATGGGAACCTAAAGTACTTTGAGTTCCAGCTGGAGAAGCAGAGAAGGCCAGAGGCCgagaagaaagaagaggaagataaaaaaagagaaaaaaaagtgctggaCAAACGTGACGCTCAGAGGAAACGCTCCAAAGACCCTCTGCCAGAGAGGAAGAAATATGAAATGCTGTGTCGAGGAGAGGGAGTGAAACTG acaccCCGCAGACAGAGCCGACTGTTTTGCCGTTACCATGACAACAACCGTAACCCACGGTTGCTTTTGGCTCCGGTGAAGCAGGAAGATGAATGGGACCGCCCACATATCGTCCGTTATCATGACATCATCTCTGACAATGAGATCAAAACCGTGAAAGAGATGGCAAAACCCAGA CTCCGTAGGGCTACTATATCCAATCCCATCACGGGCGTGCTAGAGACCGCCCCCTACAGGATCAGTAAGAG TGCTTGGCTGTCTGCGTATGAGCATCCTACGATTGAAATAATTAACCAGCGTGTCGAAGATGTGACAGGCCTGGAAATGGACACAGCAGAAGAGCTGCAG gTTGCAAATTATGGAGTTGGTGGTCAGTACGAACCTCATTTTGACTTTGGAAGA AAAGATGAACCGGATGCCTTTAAAGAACTGGGCACAGGAAACCGAATTGCCACTTGGCTCTTTTAT ATGAGTGATGTGGCTGCAGGAGGTGCTACAGTCTTCCCAGATGTTGGAGCAGCAGTGTGGCCTAAAAAG GGTACAGCAGTATTCTGGTATAACCTTTTTGCCAGCGGAGAAGGAGACTACAGCACAAGACATGCTGCCTGTCCAGTATTAGTAGGCAAcaaatggg TATCGAACAAATGGATACATGAACGAGGTCAAGAATTCAGACGGCCCTGTGCAGTGTCCGAGATGGAATGA
- the gnrh3 gene encoding gonadotropin-releasing hormone 3 isoform X2: MEWNGRLLVQLLMLMCVLEVNLCQHWSYGWLPGGKRSLGEVEATFRMMDAGDAVLSIPADSPIERLSPIHIVNEVDAEGLPLKEQRFPNRRGRV, translated from the exons ATGGAGTGGAACGGAAGGTTGCTGGTCCAGTTGTTAATGCTGATGTGCGTGTTGGAGGTCAATCTTTGCCAGCACTGGTCATATGGTTGGCTTCCTGGTGGAAAGAGAAGCCTTGGTGAAGTGGAGGCAACATTTAGG ATGATGGATGCTGGCGATGCAGTACTGTCCATTCCTGCAGATTCTCCAATAGAGCGGCTTTCACCGATACACATA GTGAATGAGGTGGACGCTGAAGGTTTGCCTCTGAAAGAACAGAGATTTCCCAACAGACGAGGAAGAGTGTAA
- the ecd gene encoding protein ecdysoneless homolog has protein sequence MNMDFLKRPSIPEDAVQYQLFLVHPDQSDAEANERSLQEILRNIVAEIAPLLVQYIWQHQAFNLRYHPEKGDVPAHLGGVTQFGDNVEDEWFIVYLLKHITRTFSDVAAVLYDNDGQFILIEAAEHLPKWLDPDSSENRVFLYHGELHILPRCTRAGEVGWPRDSVPAVGQALEVLRSHAESCLAKPPIRSALARRLNGYPDKIQQNFHRAHCYVPAGIAAVLSRRPDLIAPAVSAFYLRDPVDLQACRTFHAFPSDTRVMTSVKFTRCLYAQLQQQSFVPDRRSGFTLPARSHPQHRAHELGMKLAHGFEILCSKSGQSSSEKEAPVSSNPLWRGFVDSLKKNGYFKSELEGSIRYKDLMTSAESFFRQSITSTHRPDIQNPGQEVLKVLEEASYSLEELKNQEAHLPAEDSDSWLDISPQELERLLEERGGRAVSNASHKTAQPEEEAGYSLIAVTKGMKSFINAMSSHEGAEIPRSFLAEPFSFDPDAVTSALDRLLGSKDDELDSDDFEDDDDDDDDEVQNVESQEQAGAEALDNLRKYMDEMDQELQSTNIGKSFTQNNRASNQAAASKSSSAASMSDLVEEEIQPLDVDLNLVSNLLESLSSQAGLAGPASNLLQSLGIHIPPDTDQS, from the exons ATGaatatggattttttaaaaagacctTCTATCCCTGAAGACGCTGTCCAGTATCAGCTTTTTCTGGTTCACCCTGACCAATCAGACGCAGAAGCCAATGAAAGATCCCTCCAGGAGATCCTGCGAAACATCGTCGCTGAGATCGCCCCTCTTCTGGTGCAGTACATCTGGCAACATCAAGCCTTCAACCTAAGATACCACCCCGAGAAAG GAGATGTGCCTGCGCACCTGGGCGGCGTTACCCAGTTCGGTGATAATGTGGAGGACGAATGGTTCATCGTTTACCTGCTCAAACACATCACACGCACTTTTAGTGATGTAGCCGCTGTTCTCTACGATAACGATGGACAGTTTATCCTGATTGAAGCAGCCGAACACCTGCCAAAGTGGCTGGACCCTGACAGCAGTGAAAACAGG GTGTTCCTGTACCATGGTGAGCTTCATATATTACCCAGGTGCACGCGTGCTGGAGAGGTTGGCTGGCCCAGAGACTCGGTGCCTGCCGTGGGTCAGGCTCTAGAGGTGCTGCGTTCACACGCTGAGAGCTGTTTAGCCAAACCACCCATACGCTCCGCTCTAGCCAGGAGGCTGAACGG TTATCCAGATAAAATCCAGCAGAATTTCCACCGCGCTCACTGTTACGTGCCCGCGGGCATTGCCGCGGTGTTGTCTCGGAGACCTGACCTTATAGCCCCCGCTGTGTCTGCTTTCTACCTGCGCGACCCTGTTGACCTCCAGGCCTGTCGAACTTTCCACGCATTTCCTTCAGACACTAGAGTTATGACATCA GTAAAGTTTACTCGCTGCTTGTACGCACAGCTGCAGCAACAGAGTTTTGTTCCGGATCGGAGGAGCGGCTTCACGCTTCCCGCCCGCTCTCATCCCCAACACAGAGCTCACGAGCTTGGAATGAAACTG GCCCATGGCTTTGAAATCCTTTGCTCTAAGAGTGGACAGTCTTCATCAGAGAAAGAGGCTCCAGTCAGCAGTAACCCACTATGGAGAGGCTTTGTAGATAGTCTCAAAAAGAACGGCTACTTTAAG AGTGAACTAGAAGGATCCATTCGATACAAAGACCTAATGACATCAGCAGAGAGTTTCTTCAGACAGTCTATAACCAGCACTCACCG CCCTGACATTCAGAATCCTGGTCAAGAGGTGCTAAAAGTCTTGGAGGAAGCCTCTTACAGTTTGGAAGAGCTAAAAAATCAAGAGGCACATCTACCAGCAGAGGACA GTGATTCGTGGTTAGACATCTCACCTCAGGAGCTGGAGAGGCTTCTTGAGGAGAGGGGAGGTCGAGCGGTGAGCAATGCCTCTCACAAGACGGCACAACCTGAGGAGGAAGCTGGCTACAGTCTCATAGCTGTAACAAAAGGCATGAAGAGCTTCATCAATGCCATGTCCTCTCATGAAGGAGCTGAAATACCCAG ATCTTTTCTAGCTGAGCCCTTCAGTTTTGATCCAGATGCAGTAACCAGCGCACTTGATAGACTGCTGG GAAGTAAGGATGATGAGTTAGACTCTGATGATtttgaggatgatgatgatgatgatgatgatgaagtgcAGAACGTCGAGTCTCAGGAGCAGGCAGGTGCCGAGGCGCTGGACAATCTGAGGAAATACATGGATGAAATGGACCAGGAACTGCAAAGCACAAATATTGGCAAAAGCTTTACACAGAACAACAGA GCCAGTAATCAAGCAGCTGCATCTAAAAGCTCATCAGCCGCCTCAATGTCAGATCTTGTTGAGGAAGAAATCCAGCCGCTTGATGTGGACCTCAACCTGGTTTCAAATTTACTGGAGTCTCTCTCTTCTCAGGCTGGCCTTGCTGGGCCTGCTTCTAACCTACTGCAGAGTCTGGGCATCCACATCCCACCTGACACAGATCAGTCCTGA